A region of the Paramormyrops kingsleyae isolate MSU_618 chromosome 6, PKINGS_0.4, whole genome shotgun sequence genome:
gctgctaggttgtttctcttttgtttcagggaccgcaggtctgggccttatgtcctaaaaattatatgacaatattgcaaaatatttatcacaaatgcatatgtagaaaacagactacgacaggtgcttttgagtttttctgattatgatgaccgaattgttttattaagagttatggagtatgtgaccgatatattattaaattacaccaacaacctcaatggtatttatgtaaaaatagtatattatgattgttaattatgcagatgtttaggctatattatgatgctcaggatactcaagttaatgctgatgatatgaatgctctataagatattttatcgatatcacagcctgataaccttacaagctgcattacttctgcatgcatgttatgttgttagaatgagcgtgcacctcagagtaacagtaagtttacacaatgttttattgtttatgttttaaagcatccaacgcatttacaggccagtcctgatgcaacaaggttttgcctagacggtgtgttcagatgcccatgctgcacttatgcaactgaccaacaattcaaatttacaacacacattcagagccacgtgagacatgcagtacagcatagaggtaattcctaatgatgtttattggtctattgattttggtggttttaaaacatacacatgcttaaatgtagaatgcacttcttacaatcaagatagacaaaatgatgtggagttccttagtgggagtccctgaagtcatgtgaatattggtaagctaatttacctatgtttgtgttttgtttgacactgtaactttctgatcagctactcctgacctcactcccccagtcccgttctgtgtatacctttcttttctgttgatagctttggtcttcatgttgccgtcttgcaggtttcttcatcagcaaatgcaacaattattgcagacccacaggacactttcattgtctttattgcagccaaacaataatacgcaaagaccggtttaaacatcatgtatcccaatgcatcagtgaaaccaagccaaccacaacggaagcgcatcagtcacctcccgcctctcctgctccctcctttactgcttctgaagctgcatgtccccctcccccagtccccatcctccacccctcactttcttcatgttcctctgatcctggctcctcagcagcaccagcactaccaccctctcacccaaagaaagcagaaaacagtgaagtgtactagctgtggcctaatccttaatagacggaacctacggatacatcttcgaagacgtcacactcccatcaaaatggacattacggcacagaaccacctcagtgctcagtgtgttgattacacaaatggagtgtttgcagtagcaaagtcttttatagcacccagcacaccagtacgtgtcattaaaaggacatggggtcctgaacaaaaaacaatgtgtgagctggatatctgcagaattaatgcagagtttgcagagaggtcaaaccttcgtccatttgagtgccaccacattcagtccctcgtgtactgccctccagccagaatggacactccatcacttacagaggatgttttgcaggtgatggtacatgacaagtggtttggggaagacaaaaaggaaaggtgtttggtacgtcagagagaagcaaatgatgcaggagtcccgttgtcctgtctggtgactgtgtgtggacccccctacaaaaagcacatttctgtatacgagtcaactatctcctattacagccggcttggcagagtggtggtaaggtacaattctaaaatcatttcatggcattgtccttgcgcgaacccaaggcagtcatgcatacctaaatatgttgccaagtggcatttatttgaaacagaccaggcactcttcagaaaaaccagaagtgtggaggagaacatcacagaacattttccaattgacatggaaagttttgacctagaagaaggagctccatactcacctgaaggcaaaaatctgtcgcggatggttcaatacatttttcataagaagaaactgcctgcgattttcccctcagacgtggtcaagaccattcatttccctgtgcacttcataccatcagaaaccttttgctcagaatgtttagagcccactcctctaagcgaacctgtgctgattacatctaaggctaaaatcctaacaatcactgatgtcatagaaggtatgttctctctttatttaaatatttattatcgatattttaacatttcattactcactacatgtactgtaaatgtcagtgtagccatgacttccactatcagcagcttagcctccttcccagcaattcacacttgtatgcttactgagataatttcatacactggcttttagtactgtgcaaagtatagagacatgtcacagtgtaaaatggtgaaagataaatgtgtaacatttactggtgcttgtgtccattaggaatttcagtgtacagaaaatggtgctacaggtgtggtatggcatatcgataccaggagtggactgatggtgtccacaatttcgatgaccacacacttctgtccatatacatgtgccattttctacgcaatacacttcaggtaggaaccatgttctgttgttttaatcatttaaaacaattacgaatactttatcaaaataatatattgtaaagcctttaaatgtcatacatcaatttcacagactcatcaggcagtagggagtgccatggatgtgttggagaagacctctggtaaaacctatccatccagggaaagggtcctgcaggcttatttaagctttgaagcactgtcagacctcggttacacatatgcttgtgtatcgtgtggttatcatccagtatctgttgtgatggaccttcatgagaagggcgtttttagcatgcctggtaagtgaacacatttattcattttcttagtcttacattgtttcaagcaccacatatccagctatgactgtttggaacatgcttacttaagtcttgctttccttagtgagcagcattgaggaaccatctcagacttttgatggaaaggtaagtgttgaaaatttctgggagatggtttcccttgaaatgatcagccgtgggttggtcccaagtaagtacagtccgcacaatgttctaggtgggatgacagtattctagcatttactttgtttatcgtggaataatgtactgttatgttaataatattttctaacatcatttaaaggcaacaagtcaaacccatttgtcgtccatcccagttaccatagttgggctccgtggattggtcctcacacaagagatagggatgttgtactcaacactgaatacaaagaagtgtattctgcttgtagtgcaaaggaggaatctgagtttaacctcacagaggaccgactgactgatgaacttcttaagctcaaggtactgaacttaagtcaatttttgtcagttttgtcaaagatgtgtgtttttgaaccacgccagaccaactatactaatgttcattatagatggaagctgtgcgtgctctgtgccgacagtgtggcatagaccccaaaggctcacggatggacctggtaacgagacttcaacaagaaatgaagaacagagcgagttatgataaggtgttttcacagatctggggagcttctggtaagttgtgttctattactgagagaccgtttttacagacagttcttagtttcattacttggaatggttgcactctgatttacagtttccttaaacaggtggatgggctgtggtcacctgtccttgtgctgtggtgtatggtgttaagttcaacataagggctgagagcccccgggactttgctgaccttttattgtcgatgaaacattttccaaacattgtattatatgattttgcgagagggttggcaacacataccaacctaagagatccagaatcattacccttcaaacctcatgggggtaggttacttgagcctactgaagataacatcagatgtgccactactggacagataaaagtgagcttgccatggctagtcaccaagaagccagttcctgatgaaaatggccaccctataactggatcgtctgagcattatgctctttatgatagatttcatgaggcaaactcaaaagatgccagggatgtcttgcgaaaggtggaactggtcccagagttacgtggttggatcaacagcccgtgtgctgaacagctctttgctggaatgaggaaaaacaatcattttctcaacatgatgactccctcatcgcatgtctttttgatgcgaaatattttgtgtcactacaacaatgctagaaattcaagaaccatagaaagcatgaagaagagattgggcaaaggagtggacatacagttaaattccaatggtcagacagttttgggtatgtattccaccctcattctaaattattagtggtaatgtcatgtttatgtcatgtttatgtaattttgctgtccggtgccgtgaagttatatttgtcttttaattgtaggtgattcctcatgtttattttgcaatttgaaagatcataaagctataacttacaaatctgtcagaaatgctagacagcatagcgttgatgagaaatgcatgcagtacaaccgatttaactcattctaaatcatttggtttaaaatgtgcttttttgcagcaccagctgaagcaccagccgaacaagcacaaacaacaacagcagcaccagctcatggtatgacaactgcagcatcccctggtatgaagacaatatatattttttgagggcctggttgtacaacttaataaaaaccttaacacatccatgttttttagaatatgtatacttatgtatgtttgcagtgggtacttgatctgcagctaaatgtataccaaccttcagccaccctaagaaagtgttatatgcttcataagatggctcagtatcacagaaatgtggtgaaacacttatttggttaatattttcatgcatggtctgatatgtatgacaggagatctaccagtgtgcagtgatgactgctggggactaccacatctggagcacacaagtgcccgatcggaaatcagagactcagaggtgcatgttttatgttttgttcctccgtatttgtttgtttgtttata
Encoded here:
- the LOC140591784 gene encoding HMG domain-containing protein 3-like; this translates as MEAVRALCRQCGIDPKGSRMDLVTRLQQEMKNRASYDKVFSQIWGASGGWAVVTCPCAVVYGVKFNIRAESPRDFADLLLSMKHFPNIVLYDFARGLATHTNLRDPESLPFKPHGGRLLEPTEDNIRCATTGQIKVSLPWLVTKKPVPDENGHPITGSSEHYALYDRFHEANSKDARDVLRKVELVPELRGWINSPCAEQLFAGMRKNNHFLNMMTPSSHVFLMRNILCHYNNARNSRTIESMKKRLGKGVDIQLNSNGQTVLAPAEAPAEQAQTTTAAPAHGMTTAASPGDLPVCSDDCWGLPHLEHTSARSEIRDSEVRL